Proteins encoded by one window of Larimichthys crocea isolate SSNF chromosome V, L_crocea_2.0, whole genome shotgun sequence:
- the g2e3 gene encoding G2/M phase-specific E3 ubiquitin-protein ligase isoform X2, producing MKKKARRSLVADSGGNKEQCCVLCRLSDDDPAMFGEKVTLKEHKLSVHYFCLLTSCGVYQRGEEGEGVFGFLVDDIKQEIRRSSRLTCCCCKKKGACVGCNVRSCRKTIHFPCGRKQQFISQFTGLFPSFCPDHSPTQSLCVASDLSLPQTCSICLDSIEPILCYSILKCPSCHTSWFHRDCVQRQAHSAGLFFFRCTLCNNKESFQEEMLRMGIYIPERDASWELEANAYSELLEVYQRCDAFTCLCNNGRTHSAKSGWFELIRCRLCGSGGTHRKCSGLELDTNNWACSDCTQATDRRASLVASPQGGQSLLSKRNISPIHSPISCKRPSVSVRSGSSEELLQALASQLRPLSVQVEVSKGAALSAGVALVRRADFDPTHTLSVRFKEKRRTSFPSSLQDSNMAKQYFLKLLVQQIQDSVVFEGPDGSKNLALNSQALREDLYFDVGCLLALALVHGGPPVGFFSRALYQSLFNYPPNQPLTVAYMTPDTPLTRQVNRITKAKSLNELKKVMAANWQYLELAGCNRPINRLEEREALVEDLVSFTLITRVQLPLQRFREGLQTLGVFDQVQLFPSAFYSVFCKVDVRLTARSLGQLFSVNHSQQEDRLKREMPVVTFWRHFLLECEVGRSSISLQDLLRFVTEADEFPAAGFLPSPSISFLHPVISSPPEAEQEEEEEEDEEEGAGRPGREVWSDEGLFPQRDTTSKHLLLPVTSSYQAFKSSMEQVY from the exons atgaagaagaaggcGAGGAGGTCGCTAGTCGCAGACAGTGGTGGCAACAAGGAGCAGT GCTGTGTTCTCTGCAGACTCAGTGATGATGATCCGGCCATGTTTGGGGAAAAAGTCACACTCAAAGAGCACAAACTCTCCGTCCATTATTTCTGCTTG CTGACGTCTTGTGGAGTCTACCagcgaggagaggagggtgagggagtCTTTGGTTTCCTGGTGGACGACATCAAACAGGAGATCCGCCGATCCAGTCGACTG aCGTGTTGTTGCTGTAAGAAGAAGGGAGCGTGTGTCGGCTGTAACGTCAGAAGCTGCAGGAAGACGATCCACTTCCCCTGCGGGAGGAAACAGCAGTTCATCTCCCAGTTTACTGGACTCTTCCC GTCGTTCTGTCCGGATCACAGTCCCActcagtctctgtgtgtggctTCAGACCTCAGTCTGCCTCAGACCTGCTCCATCTGTCTGGACTCAATCGAGCCCATCCTCTGCTACTCCATCCTCAAATGTCCCTCCTGCCACACCAGCTGGTTCCACAGGGACTGTGTGCAG cgTCAGGCCCACAGCGCcggcctcttcttcttcagatgtACTCTCTGTAACAACAAGGAGAGCTTCCAGGAGGAGATGCTCAGGATGGGAATTTACATCCCAGAGAG AGATGCTTCATGGGAGTTAGAGGCAAACGCATATTCAGAGCTGCTGGAGGTTTATCAGCGCTGCGACGCTTTCACCTGCCTCTGCAACAATGGGCGCACACACTCTGCTAAGAGCGG ttggTTTGAGCTGATTCGCTGCCGGCTGTGTGGATCTGGAGGGACTCACAGGAAGTGTTCCGGGCTGGAGTTGGACACCAACAACTGGGCCTGCAGTGACTGCACACAGGCTACTGACAGGAGAG CTTCCCTGGTTGCATCTCCTCAGGGAGGTCAGAGTCTGCTGTCCAAACGCAACATATCCCCCATCCACTCCCCCATCAGCTGTAAGAG ACCTTCAGTATCTGTACGTTCTGGGTCCTCTGAGGAGCTCCTGCAGGCGTTGGCCTCTCAGCTCCGTCCCCTCAGTGTCCAGGTGGAGGTGAGCAAGGGTGCGGCTCTGTCTGCCGGCGTGGCGCTGGTGAGGAGGGCGGACTTCgaccccacacacactctgtctgtcag GTTCAAAGAAAAGCGACGGACTTCGTTTCCCAGCAGCCTCCAGGACAGCAACATGGCCAAGCAGTACTTCCTGAAGCTGCTGGTGCAGCAGATCCAGGACTCTGTGGTGTTTGAGGGTCCAGATGGATCTAAAAACCTGGCACTGAACTCCCAGG CTCTGCGTGAGGACCTGTACTTTGACGTCGGCTGCCTGCTGGCACTCGCTCTAGTTCACGGCGGTCCTCCTGTTGGCTTCTTCTCTCGCGCTCTCTACCAGTCTCTGTTCAACTACCCACCCAACCAGCCGCTCACCGTCGCTTACATGACCCCCGACACACCCCTTACCCGCCAAGTCAACAgg ATCACAAAGGCGAAATCTTTAAACgagctgaagaaagtcatggCGGCAAATTGGCAGTACCTGGAGCTGGCCGGCTGCAACCGACCAATTAACAggctggaagagagagaggctctgGTGGAGGATCTGGTCAGCTTCACTCTGATCACCAGGGTGCAGCTTCCACTGCAGAG GTTTCGGGAGGGTCTGCAGACGTTGGGTGTTTTCGATCAG GTGCAGCTCTTTCCATCGGCGTTCTACAGTGTTTTTTGTAAAGTGGACGTCCGGCTCACAGCTCGGAGTCTCGGTCAGCTGTTCAGCGTCAACCACTCCCAGCAGGAGGACAGACTGAAAAGAGAGATGCCCGTCGTCACCTTCTGGAGGCACTTCCTGCTGGAGTGTGAAG tTGGGAGGAGCTCCATCTCCCTGCAGGACCTTCTTCGTTTCGTCACAGAAGCTGACGAGTTCCCCGCAGCCGGcttcctcccttctccctccatttccttcctccatcccGTCATCTCCTCCCCACCAGAAgctgagcaggaggaggaggaggaggaggatgaggaagagggagCAGGCAGACCAGGAAGGGAAGTCTGGAGTGACGAGGGGCTCTTCCCACAGAGGGATACCACCTCCAAACATCTCCTCCTGCCCGTCACCTCCTCCTACCAGGCCTTCAAAAGCTCCATGGAGCAG GTGTACTGA
- the LOC104927438 gene encoding retinol dehydrogenase 11 isoform X1, producing the protein MKNSQKKISWEVRMILELLLFGLLLLGGYFLLHMTLLKLPRCKSTAKLHGKTAIVTGANTGIGKTTAMDLARRGARVIMACRDRQRAEAAIQEIIQETGNSQVIFMQLDLASLQSVRSFAENFLRSESKLDLLINNAGLMNGGQTVDGFGMIFGVNHLGHFLLTVLLLDQLKASGPSRVVNVASKAYTMGNVDFKCLTTHKDLALGSSDYQLFQKYCHSKLCNVLFTYELAKRLQGTSVTCYSLHPGAIKTDIGRYAGFLWSFFMAPIIFFFFVDAESGAQTTLHCALEPGIEHLSGHYFTQCAPLMKIESKARDDAAAKKLWELSESFCGLS; encoded by the exons ATGAAAAACAGTCAGAAGAAGATTAGCTGGGAGG TCAGGATGattctggagctgctgctgtttggacTTCTGTTACTTGGAggttattttcttcttcatatgACTTTGCTCAAGTTGCCAAGATGTAAAAGTACTGCAAAGTTACATGGAAAAACTGCCATCGTGACGG GAGCAAACACCGGCATCGGTAAGACCACAGCAATGGACCTGGCCAGGAGGGGGGCGAGGGTGATCATGGCCTGCAGGGACAGACAGCGAGCTGAGGCTGCCATCCAGGAAATTATCCAG gAGACCGGTAACAGCCAGGTCATCTTCATGCAGCTCGACCTTGCCAGTCTGCAGTCTGTTCGCTCATTCGCTGAAAATTTCCTCCGGTCTGAGTCCAAGCTGGATCTGCTCATCAACAATGCCG gtCTGATGAATGGTGGACAGACAGTGGACGGCTTTGGGATGATCTTTGGCGTTAATCACCTGGGTCACTTCTTGTTGACGGTGTTGCTCCTGGACCAATTGAAGGCGAGTGGGCCAAGCCGCGTGGTGAATGTGGCCTCCAAAGCGTACACAATGGGGAATGTGGATTTCAAATGTCTGACGACTCATAAAGATTTAGCTTTGGGAAGCAGTGACTATCAGCTCTTCCAGAAGTACTGTCACAGCAAACTGTGCAACGTCCTGTTCACCTACGAGCTCGCCAAGAGGCTGCAGGGCACCAGCGTCACCTGCTACAGCCTCCACCCTG GagccataaaaacagacatcGGTCGTTACGCTGGCTTCTTGTGGAGTTTCTTCATGGCACCtatcatcttctttttcttcgtGGATGCTGAGTCTGGAGCTCAGACCACCCTCCACTGTGCCCTGGAGCCAGGCATCGAGCACCTTAGTGGCCATTACTTCACCCAGTGTGCTCCACTGATGAAAATTGAGTCGAAGGCGAGAGACGATGCTGCTGCCAAGAAACTGTGGGAGCTCAGCGAGAGTTTCTGTGGCCTGTcctaa
- the LOC104927438 gene encoding dehydrogenase/reductase SDR family member 13 isoform X2, with amino-acid sequence MILELLLFGLLLLGGYFLLHMTLLKLPRCKSTAKLHGKTAIVTGANTGIGKTTAMDLARRGARVIMACRDRQRAEAAIQEIIQETGNSQVIFMQLDLASLQSVRSFAENFLRSESKLDLLINNAGLMNGGQTVDGFGMIFGVNHLGHFLLTVLLLDQLKASGPSRVVNVASKAYTMGNVDFKCLTTHKDLALGSSDYQLFQKYCHSKLCNVLFTYELAKRLQGTSVTCYSLHPGAIKTDIGRYAGFLWSFFMAPIIFFFFVDAESGAQTTLHCALEPGIEHLSGHYFTQCAPLMKIESKARDDAAAKKLWELSESFCGLS; translated from the exons ATGattctggagctgctgctgtttggacTTCTGTTACTTGGAggttattttcttcttcatatgACTTTGCTCAAGTTGCCAAGATGTAAAAGTACTGCAAAGTTACATGGAAAAACTGCCATCGTGACGG GAGCAAACACCGGCATCGGTAAGACCACAGCAATGGACCTGGCCAGGAGGGGGGCGAGGGTGATCATGGCCTGCAGGGACAGACAGCGAGCTGAGGCTGCCATCCAGGAAATTATCCAG gAGACCGGTAACAGCCAGGTCATCTTCATGCAGCTCGACCTTGCCAGTCTGCAGTCTGTTCGCTCATTCGCTGAAAATTTCCTCCGGTCTGAGTCCAAGCTGGATCTGCTCATCAACAATGCCG gtCTGATGAATGGTGGACAGACAGTGGACGGCTTTGGGATGATCTTTGGCGTTAATCACCTGGGTCACTTCTTGTTGACGGTGTTGCTCCTGGACCAATTGAAGGCGAGTGGGCCAAGCCGCGTGGTGAATGTGGCCTCCAAAGCGTACACAATGGGGAATGTGGATTTCAAATGTCTGACGACTCATAAAGATTTAGCTTTGGGAAGCAGTGACTATCAGCTCTTCCAGAAGTACTGTCACAGCAAACTGTGCAACGTCCTGTTCACCTACGAGCTCGCCAAGAGGCTGCAGGGCACCAGCGTCACCTGCTACAGCCTCCACCCTG GagccataaaaacagacatcGGTCGTTACGCTGGCTTCTTGTGGAGTTTCTTCATGGCACCtatcatcttctttttcttcgtGGATGCTGAGTCTGGAGCTCAGACCACCCTCCACTGTGCCCTGGAGCCAGGCATCGAGCACCTTAGTGGCCATTACTTCACCCAGTGTGCTCCACTGATGAAAATTGAGTCGAAGGCGAGAGACGATGCTGCTGCCAAGAAACTGTGGGAGCTCAGCGAGAGTTTCTGTGGCCTGTcctaa
- the g2e3 gene encoding G2/M phase-specific E3 ubiquitin-protein ligase isoform X1, with product MKKKARRSLVADSGGNKEQCCVLCRLSDDDPAMFGEKVTLKEHKLSVHYFCLLTSCGVYQRGEEGEGVFGFLVDDIKQEIRRSSRLTCCCCKKKGACVGCNVRSCRKTIHFPCGRKQQFISQFTGLFPSFCPDHSPTQSLCVASDLSLPQTCSICLDSIEPILCYSILKCPSCHTSWFHRDCVQRQAHSAGLFFFRCTLCNNKESFQEEMLRMGIYIPERDASWELEANAYSELLEVYQRCDAFTCLCNNGRTHSAKSGWFELIRCRLCGSGGTHRKCSGLELDTNNWACSDCTQATDRRASLVASPQGGQSLLSKRNISPIHSPISCKRPSVSVRSGSSEELLQALASQLRPLSVQVEVSKGAALSAGVALVRRADFDPTHTLSVRFKEKRRTSFPSSLQDSNMAKQYFLKLLVQQIQDSVVFEGPDGSKNLALNSQALREDLYFDVGCLLALALVHGGPPVGFFSRALYQSLFNYPPNQPLTVAYMTPDTPLTRQVNRITKAKSLNELKKVMAANWQYLELAGCNRPINRLEEREALVEDLVSFTLITRVQLPLQRFREGLQTLGVFDQVQLFPSAFYSVFCKVDVRLTARSLGQLFSVNHSQQEDRLKREMPVVTFWRHFLLECEVGRSSISLQDLLRFVTEADEFPAAGFLPSPSISFLHPVISSPPEAEQEEEEEEDEEEGAGRPGREVWSDEGLFPQRDTTSKHLLLPVTSSYQAFKSSMEQVVSHHVHLLPTER from the exons atgaagaagaaggcGAGGAGGTCGCTAGTCGCAGACAGTGGTGGCAACAAGGAGCAGT GCTGTGTTCTCTGCAGACTCAGTGATGATGATCCGGCCATGTTTGGGGAAAAAGTCACACTCAAAGAGCACAAACTCTCCGTCCATTATTTCTGCTTG CTGACGTCTTGTGGAGTCTACCagcgaggagaggagggtgagggagtCTTTGGTTTCCTGGTGGACGACATCAAACAGGAGATCCGCCGATCCAGTCGACTG aCGTGTTGTTGCTGTAAGAAGAAGGGAGCGTGTGTCGGCTGTAACGTCAGAAGCTGCAGGAAGACGATCCACTTCCCCTGCGGGAGGAAACAGCAGTTCATCTCCCAGTTTACTGGACTCTTCCC GTCGTTCTGTCCGGATCACAGTCCCActcagtctctgtgtgtggctTCAGACCTCAGTCTGCCTCAGACCTGCTCCATCTGTCTGGACTCAATCGAGCCCATCCTCTGCTACTCCATCCTCAAATGTCCCTCCTGCCACACCAGCTGGTTCCACAGGGACTGTGTGCAG cgTCAGGCCCACAGCGCcggcctcttcttcttcagatgtACTCTCTGTAACAACAAGGAGAGCTTCCAGGAGGAGATGCTCAGGATGGGAATTTACATCCCAGAGAG AGATGCTTCATGGGAGTTAGAGGCAAACGCATATTCAGAGCTGCTGGAGGTTTATCAGCGCTGCGACGCTTTCACCTGCCTCTGCAACAATGGGCGCACACACTCTGCTAAGAGCGG ttggTTTGAGCTGATTCGCTGCCGGCTGTGTGGATCTGGAGGGACTCACAGGAAGTGTTCCGGGCTGGAGTTGGACACCAACAACTGGGCCTGCAGTGACTGCACACAGGCTACTGACAGGAGAG CTTCCCTGGTTGCATCTCCTCAGGGAGGTCAGAGTCTGCTGTCCAAACGCAACATATCCCCCATCCACTCCCCCATCAGCTGTAAGAG ACCTTCAGTATCTGTACGTTCTGGGTCCTCTGAGGAGCTCCTGCAGGCGTTGGCCTCTCAGCTCCGTCCCCTCAGTGTCCAGGTGGAGGTGAGCAAGGGTGCGGCTCTGTCTGCCGGCGTGGCGCTGGTGAGGAGGGCGGACTTCgaccccacacacactctgtctgtcag GTTCAAAGAAAAGCGACGGACTTCGTTTCCCAGCAGCCTCCAGGACAGCAACATGGCCAAGCAGTACTTCCTGAAGCTGCTGGTGCAGCAGATCCAGGACTCTGTGGTGTTTGAGGGTCCAGATGGATCTAAAAACCTGGCACTGAACTCCCAGG CTCTGCGTGAGGACCTGTACTTTGACGTCGGCTGCCTGCTGGCACTCGCTCTAGTTCACGGCGGTCCTCCTGTTGGCTTCTTCTCTCGCGCTCTCTACCAGTCTCTGTTCAACTACCCACCCAACCAGCCGCTCACCGTCGCTTACATGACCCCCGACACACCCCTTACCCGCCAAGTCAACAgg ATCACAAAGGCGAAATCTTTAAACgagctgaagaaagtcatggCGGCAAATTGGCAGTACCTGGAGCTGGCCGGCTGCAACCGACCAATTAACAggctggaagagagagaggctctgGTGGAGGATCTGGTCAGCTTCACTCTGATCACCAGGGTGCAGCTTCCACTGCAGAG GTTTCGGGAGGGTCTGCAGACGTTGGGTGTTTTCGATCAG GTGCAGCTCTTTCCATCGGCGTTCTACAGTGTTTTTTGTAAAGTGGACGTCCGGCTCACAGCTCGGAGTCTCGGTCAGCTGTTCAGCGTCAACCACTCCCAGCAGGAGGACAGACTGAAAAGAGAGATGCCCGTCGTCACCTTCTGGAGGCACTTCCTGCTGGAGTGTGAAG tTGGGAGGAGCTCCATCTCCCTGCAGGACCTTCTTCGTTTCGTCACAGAAGCTGACGAGTTCCCCGCAGCCGGcttcctcccttctccctccatttccttcctccatcccGTCATCTCCTCCCCACCAGAAgctgagcaggaggaggaggaggaggaggatgaggaagagggagCAGGCAGACCAGGAAGGGAAGTCTGGAGTGACGAGGGGCTCTTCCCACAGAGGGATACCACCTCCAAACATCTCCTCCTGCCCGTCACCTCCTCCTACCAGGCCTTCAAAAGCTCCATGGAGCAGGTTGTCAGCCACCATGTGCACCTCCTCCCCACAGAGcgttag